The nucleotide window CACAAATGTAAACCTGAACAACATAGAAAACATTCCCAAAGAAATGCTTGTAGAATATGTCAATGCCTTGAAGAAGAACAAACACGTCAAAACCTTCAGCATAGCCAACACCGGTGCAGACGAAAACATTGCCTTCACCCTGGCCAACATGCTGAGAGAGAACCGTAGCATCACCACACTGAACATAGAGTCTAACTTCATAACAGGGAAGGGCATCATTGCCATTATCCGCTGCCTCACTAAGCTCCGCTTCCACAACCAGAGACACATGCTGGGCCACCACGCGGAGATGGAGGTGTCGCTCAAGGCCAACAATACCCTCCTGAAGATGGGCTACCACTTTGAGCAGGCAGGGCCTAGGATGGTGGTGACTAACCTACTGACCAGGAACCTGGACCGCCAGAGACAACAGAGGAACGAGGAGCAGAGCAagcagcagaagcaggagcagaaggAGGTGTTTGAGATGTATGAACGGGCTCTGAACCTGCCCCCAGGGCTGCTGGCGATGCTTGGCTACGTTCCTCCCGAAATAGCGGCCCTCATGCCGCAGCTGCCCAAGGATCCACAGGGTCCCATGGAACCCAAACCAGAGACCTTCTCCCGAGTCAAGCAGTCCAACACTTCTCCACAGTATCAACACAAGCAGCTTTACCACACTCCACAGCGCAACCCCATTCCACAACAGCCCCCCCAGCATGGACTCGTCTGGTAACCCTCTAAGAGACATCCAGCTGAAGAGGACCCCCAAAAAGCGTGACCCTTTTCTGGATCTGGACCCAAGGGacgacaggagagcagagaggctgAACGTCCAGCTCAGGAACACAACAGGAAAACAGAGGGGTACAGGCGTTGATGAGATGGTAGAACTGAAGTCCACTCTGAAAGATGTGATGAAGACATTAAAGCCTGTTCCTCGGAGGCGGCAGCCACCCAAGGTGGATGTGACGCCCCGCGATGAACTGCTTAACGAGATCAAAAAGAGCAATGTGGCCTATCTCAAAGCCGTGAGTACAACTGATGATTCTCAGATTAGCACAGGGTCACTAACAGACATATTGTTCGCAAACTTGATCTGACCAGCCTTCACAGTGTTTAGTCAGATGTCAGAAGTTGTCTGATTATTgcttaaaacatttttttgcaatataaactcagcaaaaaaataaacttccctgtttcaggaccctgtctttcaaagataattcgtaaaaatctaaattacttaacagatcttcattgtaaagggtttaaacactgtttcccatgcttgctcaatgaaccataaacaattaatgaacatgcacctgtggaacggtcgttaagacactaacagcttacagacggtaggcaattaaggtcacagttatgaaaacttaggactaaagaggcatttctactgactctgaaaaacaccaaaagaaagatgcccagggtccctgctcatctgcgtgaacgtgccttgggcatgctgcaaggaggcatgaggactgcagatgtgccccagggcaataaattgcaatgtccgtactgtgagacgcctaagacagcgctacacggaaacaggacggacagctgatcatcctctcagtggcagaccacgtgtaacaacacctgcacaggatcggtacatccgaacatcacacctgcgggacaggtacaggatggcaacaacaactgcccgagttacaccaggaacgcacaatccctccatcagtgctcagactgtccgcagtaggctgagagaggctggactgagggcttgtaggcctgttgtaaggcaggtcctcaccagacatcaccggcaacaacgttgcctacgggcacaaacccaccgttgctggaccagacaggactggcaaaaagtgctcttccctgacgagtcacggttttgtctcaccaggggggatggtcggattcgcgtttatcgtcgaaggaatgagctttacaccgaggcctgtactctggagcgggatcgattttgagatggagggtccgtcatggtctggagcggtgtgtcacagcatcatcggactgagcttgttgtcattgcaggcaatctaaacactgtgcgttacagggaagacatcctcctccatcatgtggtacccttgctgcaggctcatcctgacatgaccctccagcatgacaatgccaccagccatactgctcgttctgtgcgtgatttcctgcaagagagGAATGTCagagttctgccatggccagcgaagagcccggaactcaattccattgagcacgtctgggacctgttggatcgaagggtgagggctagggccattccctccagaaatgtctgggatcttgcaggtgccttggtggaagagtggggtaacatctcacagcaagaactggcaaatctggtgcagtccatgaggaggagatgcactgcagtatttaatgcagctggtggccagaccagatactgactgtcacttttgattttgaccccccctttgttcagggacacattattcaatttctgttcgtcacatgtctgtggaacttcttcagtttatgtctcagctgttgaatcttgttatgttcatacaaatatttacacatgttaagtttgctgaaaataaacgcagttgacaatgagaggatgtttctttttttgctgagtttatgtattgTGGAACACTCTTGAATTGGAGAAACTTAGTCCAATCAAGCTTGTTAGCTTTAACCCATATTAGACACACGCTAGCAAATATGTACACCAGATTTATAGTGTGAAATTCAAATAATGTGATATATCTGTGTATCCTCCACTGCCAATCAAAGCTCTCTCACAGCTGTTTCTTTGTATAATGTATTACTCCTACAGGTGCCGCTCCCCAAAGAATTGGAATGAAGAGAAACCAGTCTCTTCAATCTCTGAGGAATTTACAACACCAGGCTGTGTTTGTTCAACATGATGTGTTTAATGTCTTCCACTTGTAACAATAGTCTGCTTCCCCTTGTAACAATAGTCAGTTCTCATGGTCAGGCAGAACAAGTTCTGTTCTTTGAGGTTTGGAGGAACTTTTATGGTATTTGGATATGAGCCTACAGCTGGAAAATGCACAATGAAGTCTCAATGAAGAATGTCTAAGAAAACATTTGTTTGTGTAAAATTCCATGACTTTGTACAGCCCCAAGTCCATAGTACATCCTCTACTGATGACTTGGATCTTTCATATATGGGTTTTTAAAACCACTATGGTGTCTAACTACCAACTTTGCAATATTGATATAGCTGAACACCATATacagaatatacagtatatggagGAACCATGAAAAAAAAACGTTTTAGTactggattcaatccgtattaCAAAAGATCTACGTCAAAATGTAAAGTTAATTTCCGATTGACCCGACATATGCAGCCTtcaccgtgaatgcagtctccgcgaaCACAAGAACATTGCCTTtcggggctctattcaatccgtattgcTGAAGGTCAgcattacagcgtgattgaaatttaaaggcaatgttcccgcgttagcagagactgcattcacggtaaacgctgcatatgtcagctcaatAGTAAATTATCTTAACATTTTGATTGCGCAATCTGTAACGCTTTAGCAATACAGGTTGAATCAAACCCTAAATTTCAATGAGCTATAATGTGGATCTTCCATGATACTTTGGCGATACGGTTGAATCCAGCCCTTAGTCTTTTACTGTGTAAAACAGTGTGGATCAGTGGTTCAGGGACTGGATTAATAACTGTATTGACATAAAAAATCAGTGTACATACAAAATGTTTCGGATGTCAATCTTTCCTTCATTAACATACATTTGTATGATCTTACAGTTGCGTCAAAAAATACTGGTACCCttgcacttttcttaaataattccctatttcttctaagttgaaattgaaaataactctccacaccttgttattggattttcaacatttcagaaccaattttatttttgtaaaatgtttttttattttaattcaaaaaataaagacaaatggcatggacacaattattggcaccccgGGACTAGTACTTGGTTGCACCGCCTTTGGCCAAGATAACTGCCAACAAATGCTTCTTGTAGCCATCAATGAGCTTGCTGCACCTTTCTACTGGCAATTTGTCCCACTCTTCAGCAGCAAACTGTTCTAATTCTTCAATGTTAGAGGGGTGCCCTccaccaactgctgttttcagatctTGCCATTGGTTATGGATGTGATTCAGATCTAGTCTCTTCACTGGCCACCCCAGAACAGTCCAGTGTTTCTTCTTGAACCACTCCAGGGTGCttttgatgtgtgttttgggtcgttgtttTTCTGGAAGACCCACAACCTTCAACAGAGACACTGGGTTGAACATTGGACTACAAAACACCTTGATAGTCTGGTGATTTCATGATGTCTTGCACACATTCAAGGCCCCCAGTACCagaggcagcaaagcaaccccacagcaggacaacgaccccaaacacacgTCAAAAAGCACCCAGGAATGATTCAATAAGAGATGCTGGACTGTTCTGGAGTGGCCAGCTAAGAGTACAGATCTGAATCCCATCCAAAACGCATGGCGAGATCTGAAAGCAACAGTTGGTGGAGGGCATCAGGGCATCACTGAaacacaaatatttacacatgttaagtttgctgaaaataaacacagttgacagttagaggacgtttctttttttgctgaggttatatataaaacacaggaaatcatgtttttgactgcactgggcctttcatTCTGGGATCTGTATAGCGTCTTAAAATCTATTTAATCGTTTTATATGAATTACCAATGGTGAGCCCTGGAATTGGATCAATTGGATTGGCATTTTtaatatgacaaaaaaatatcTCCAAACATCTGGAAAATACAGGAAAATACAATCAGAACCCCTATTTTCAACTACACAACAAAAATACACCAAACATTCATAATGTGTGTAATATTTAATAGTACAGAGGTAACATTCTTGCACTAATCATTTTTCCATCAATACTTCGGTGCCTTACCCTGTCCTTTCTGTAATGCAAACATTTGTTTTCTGCATGCTTTATGCTGAATACACAAGTACAGAAGATTTAGTGATACATGGAAGCACAACTTTAAAATATACAACATGACTACTTCAATTAATAAAGctgcatttgccattcattttCCCATATTGCATAACTATGATCTGATAATGTTCATCTCAAGCCCAACCCACAGGGTCTGAAGTAACAAGAGGGAcattattgctacttgtcaataAGCAGTCACTGGTCCAGTGAACATAAGGGGGAGCCCAGCGACACCAGTTCAGCTTAAGAGGAAATACAGCGATGGTTATTCTTCTGAGGCAGCAAATAAATTGGTTCTGATTGATTAAATGCtttgatatctttaaaaaaagatCATTCAAAATGCTACGCTACTGAACACAATTGGTTTAACATGCAATAGTTATTGCATTCTGGCATTcagctttttttgttgttgacattgtACACGCACGCTCAAAAGTCAAATGTGCCTGGATACATATTGCAATTACATAATGACATGTGCAttgtgtgtttatttgaatggACACACAATATACACAGGAACGCTCATGCCTCATTTAATTGTGCCAAGTGCCTTCCCCCTAACATCTGATCCATACACGACAGTACAAATCTTTCTGAAATGCTCCAAAGAAAATCAGGGACTGTGACACAAAATGTACAAAGGTGTTTCAATATAACAAAACAAATGGAGTGAGAATGATAAATAGGGGGAATGCGACACCACTGACATTATATGGGGTACAAATCAACACACTTGATTTTGGTGTTaaaggaaaaagcaaaccatgttGAATTTAATCAGAATGAGGGTGCGGGTGCCATTTTGGCTCTCTCCCCTCAATCCTTGTTTAGCTTTGACTCCAGGAAGTCCTGGATCTTGTTGATCTTCTCCTCCTGTTGGTCTAGCAGATCCAGGATGATGCCCATCGGGGACTTTTTCATGCCCACTCCCTCCATCTTATTCTCCAGTCGGTTCTTCATGTTGCGCAGCCTCAGAGACGCATGAACCAGGATCACTATAGGGAAGAAAGGCAGGATTAGTTTCCTACCCGTTCAGGATGTGCTATCCTCAATGGAGATTCCCATGGTAGCATGTTCCCATTTTGTCAGCTGGAAACATGTTGTAAAAGTGCACACGTGTGCCTTACTCTTACACAGCTTCAACTGAGAAGGATAATTATTTTCCAGGTATGTTATTATGAAATACAATTGACTAACGGGTTAAGGAGAGGCATCTTTACTTCCCTCGTCAGAGATGCTGACTGCATGATGTAAGCCAGTAAATGTAGTGGAGTCTATAGTACAGACAGTACATAGCAACCACGTCGGCAGCCACAGGACAGCCCTCTTGGGATAGCCTGTGTCACATACTGACTGCCTCCTGTTTTTCCACCACAATGTTACAGTTGTTGCCTGTACTTTTCTCAGAACCACCAATTGCCCTAAACATTGTGTTCTGTACTGTGTATTTCAGACTGTAGCAGTTTGTCTAGGCCAGCATTTCACAACTCCAGTCTACTCCAACACCATAAACTTTTGTTGTAGCTCCGGACAAACTCACCTGAATCAACTTAacgagggcttgatgattagttgaataaGGTGTGCTCGTCCAGGGCTACAATTAAAATATGTACTGTTTggggtactcgaggactggaattAGGAAACACTGGTCTAGGCTATTTATTTTCAAAACAGTGGCACATGCATTCTCCATATTGAACCCATAAAATCAGTGAgagtagttaaataaagggtaaataaaaaaatctgtttgCTCCATCTTCTGAGACTCATCCCCCATGTTTGCACCTACCCCATTCATAGACGCTAACTGCTTTAGCATCTATTGACGATAGTATCTGCTGACCAGGGAACTTATGTTAAGAGCCCAGACTCTTGCTCTAAACATTAACACGCATCTCTTGCGTTGCGGCacggttttggaaacataagAAATGTATatttcatatcagcgagaaaaGATTTAAcaaaaaaaggttaaattactacacacctttattgggttagggttcccacatggccatatttccatgttacagcacttgtttatggaaaacagaCGGAAGATGGCGTGGACCATACTGCTTTAACAAAGTTTCAGTCAACAGTAACtgtgtattttgcatttgtgaaataatttttatgtgatatgaaagtagaggtATTTATGTTTCTTGGCAATACTTTCTTTGCTGTCGAGTCTGAAAAAAGATCTTAGAAATGTCTGTTTACAGTAGGGATGGGTGTTTAATGTTTGATTATTCGAGTACTCATGATTTTTTGGGGAGTATATTTTTAGAACACAAGGCCCACTATGGGGAAAAAGTTTTGCGCATTTATCTATACtgcacaaaaatataaatgcaacaatataaaagattttactgagttacagttcatataaggaaatcagtcaattgaaataaattcataaggtcctcatctatggatttcacaactgggaatacagatatccaTCTGTTCGTCACAAATACctttaaattaaaaaaaagaggtaggggcgtggatctggtgtgaccaccatttgcctcatgcagcgcgacacatttaCTTCTCATAgaggtgatcaggctgttgattgtggactgtggaatgttgtcccactccttttcaatggctgtgcgaagttgctgaatattgatgggaactggaacacactatTGTACACttggatccagagcatcccaaacatgctcaatggttgaCATATCTGATGAGTATGcttgttgcattcatatttttgtccAGTGTATATTAAATCCATGTTTTGTATGAGATATGCCTCTTGCATGTGTGTAGATGGTGGGCGTGTTGCATAGAAATTAATAGTTCCTGGAAAGATGCTGGGAAGTGCTAGATGTGCAGCAGCTAAGATGGTGAGGAACAAAACATGGATTTCATATTTTTGAGGGGGTTCCGTTGATTTTTGCAGAACCACCTGCAACTGGAAACTGACATTTCTAAGATACTTCTTACACCAAATCGAAAATGAAGAAAGTATCGTCAAGGACAGGTTAGTTGAAAAATCTATGGTGGCAGTTTGTATGGGGCTTTCCTGTAACAGGAttacaccctgatgaagacagcttggctgtcgaaacgttggatattacatttttgcatctgagctcctagagtgtgcggctctcctttattttcaagttttctactccgctagccagcacctcgcctaaataggtgtgcgttctTTTTCTTCTAGCTTTCCTGTAACAGCCAGTAATGGACACCAAAAATCTTTGGTTATATCACATTATCTTGCGCACAATATGTAGCTAGTTTGCACCAGATTCCAATGGAGTTACCATTGCAAAAGGCCTGGAAGCTAGGATAAATCTACATGCTAGTTACTGTGTGCATACTTGTGCATTGTGTGACTATCAGGATTCTGACCCTATGGGCTGAATTCCCAGACACAGATAAAGCCTAGTCTTGTACAAAGATCTTAATCTGTGTCCAAAAAGCTGGCCCTATGAGTGTAGAATGTTTGAGACTCACACAACAAGGGAAAAGTAATGCCGAAAATGAAGACCATCACTCCACCACACAGCGACAGCAGGAAGTAGCTCGTTCCCATGACAGCGATGACAAACAGAGTGGGGTTCTTcttcttgaagttcttgatgaaatTCTTGTTCTCTCCTGCCCACACCGAGCCCATGAAGACCAGAGAGACCACCGCACCGCCCAGAAACATGCCAAGAGGGTTCAGAAACCTACACAACAGAAGGGAAACACAGATTACACAACCTCTAAATCCACTCAAACGCTATACATGGCAATGCAAAATAACAATTGGGGCTCTAAAACACAAAACATGTAATGATGAGTACAACCTGGTGGCTGGAATAAGATCAACACctttacattatttatttatttttatctgaGCCATTTTCTAAAGTAATATCATAACTTTCAAGCTACTGTAGCTGCAATTTAGTAATTAGgatgcatacaaagctgttcCTCAGGTATCTTATCAATTGTATTAATAGCATACTTTGACATGGATCAGTGTGTGGCTGAGATAAGGACCCAACAGCTGGGACAACTTGCAGCATCCATGTGGTGTCATTGTCAGGTCGACTCAAGAGACTATTACTATGTTCATCATGGCTCCCATGATTCAAAAAAATGTCACACACAGTTGCTGGCAGCTGATTCAGGAAGTGGTGTAATGACATTTGTTTTTAGCAGGCCAACTACAGTAGCTAATGCCAGACTCCATTCCAATTCCATGACATGACTGGATCTCTTATTTTGTCGTTGCAGTAATATGAAAATGTATATAGGGACTGCGCATTGCTATGAATAAATGCCCACGACTGGCGCGTGGATCGGAATGCAGGCTAATCAAAGAAACGAGTtatctatctagctagctatagcaGCTGGGTGGATAATACTAGGAAGCTCGCGCTGTCATGCTGACTTACCCCACGATCAGGAAAACCACTATGGCCACGGCGAAATAATTGGTCTGATAGTATAACAAGTTGCTGATCACCCTGTTGTTCCATTTAGCTAAATCTCCGAAGTCGGGTTTTGCAAATCGATCAGCTCCTGGGAAGAAGTCATCCCATGGTCTAAGTGGTGCAAGCTCCATACTCGCCATCTCTGAGTTTCACTGCGCGAGTATTTTGACTGATCAGCTGATCAAATCAGTTCTCGTTCTTAGCAGTTCAGCTTCTCGCGAGAGTAGGACAAGCGCAGTAATGTTGATGTGAATCAAAATTACGTTGTGCTTCACCCAATTTTTTTATACAGTCTATGGCTTCACCTTATGCCGCGTTTAAAACAAATGGGAAGTCAGAAATCTCCGACTTCCGAGCATTAACGAACTCGGAAAAAACGAAAtatcgttttgaacggtcatccaactcagaatctCGAGCATCTTTCTATAGCTCCGACCTGAATATCACTGACGtgatgatttgacctcgtttttcctgagttctcagttgtcttgaaagcaccattatAACTCAGTGTGCAAAATTTGAGCACATAATGCTAACGCAGGTTTGATTTTTATGAATATACAGTACAGGCACTGGGGACATGGCAGCGTGAAAGTATGGCGGATGCTGAAGAGCCGTAAGTAACGTTACCAAAATAGATATTGTAGCTGACAGAAATATGCTGCTTTAAAACAAGCATTGAACCTTCTTTTATTCTCTCATTTTTAGGGAGAAGAAAAGAAGGAAAATAGAGGAGCTGACTGAGAAGTTAGTGACGAAATGCTTGAAACTGTCAGCAGTAGGTTTGAGTTGAGTTGCACAACTAGTTAGCTAGCATGGAGTGTGGAAATTCATTCATTCAACAATTTCAGTTTTGGAAATTGGCCCAATTCAAGTAGTTAGCTAGTTTACTATAACGATCAGGCAAATATTAGCTAGGAATAATAGGCCTAGTCAAAGTGTACCAAATCTAACCTCGGCCAGAGGCTCTAGCTCTGCAATATCAAAGAAGACCAGTTAGTtatggtaacgttagctagcccttgatcatgacgcTCAGTTCAACACAGATGAAAATCGGGTAACAAATAACGTTAGGTAACTTATCTAGTTTACCAGCCTGGAGCATTACACATAAGAGTCAACATTAGACTAAGGCGTATTCTGTATGCGGTAGTTTTGTTAAGAGGTCGACgctcggtctgaacattaacacgcatcGCTTGTGGTACGATTTTGGAAGCATACtgaccttatctttcatatcagtgagAAATCATTTTCAGAAAACACAAGGTTAAATTGATAAACAcatggccatatctccatgttacagcgcttgtttacatTTATAAAATAGAGTCTGGCAGGATATTGACGTTTATGAGATGTAGTGGAGGATAAACGACGTTTACGCACCTTTTTAATTTAGTTAATTATCGTTTACACACTTATTATTGCGTTCCCAGCGTTGGTCAACACTCAGAAGGCTTCTTGATCTGAGTTCTAATCGCGCCTACATTTAAGCTTATGGGGGGTGATACATGCCAGAATTAAGCCTCATGAAGCTACTGATACCTCTCACCAAGTCACCTAACGTCTTCCTAGAGCCATAAAATAACGCCATGAATTAACATGGACTGTCAATGGAGACAAGTTTGTTTCTAAGGCGTCAAACTGCCGACGTGATCACGACAC belongs to Salvelinus alpinus chromosome 28, SLU_Salpinus.1, whole genome shotgun sequence and includes:
- the LOC139557458 gene encoding PRA1 family protein 3-like, encoding MASMELAPLRPWDDFFPGADRFAKPDFGDLAKWNNRVISNLLYYQTNYFAVAIVVFLIVGFLNPLGMFLGGAVVSLVFMGSVWAGENKNFIKNFKKKNPTLFVIAVMGTSYFLLSLCGGVMVFIFGITFPLLLILVHASLRLRNMKNRLENKMEGVGMKKSPMGIILDLLDQQEEKINKIQDFLESKLNKD